The Xiphias gladius isolate SHS-SW01 ecotype Sanya breed wild unplaced genomic scaffold, ASM1685928v1 HiC_scaffold_1224, whole genome shotgun sequence genomic sequence TTCCTGGGAGACATCGACGAGCTGCGGCTCTACCCGCCAGAGTAAGAGCAACCTACCGCGGCATGGCTAACCAGGCAGCACCGAGGATCTGCGGCCTCTCTGCGGTCCACACAACATTACAATTACGCAGCCACGAGCGTAATAAATAACTAAcctgccttttttctccctttgtttttttctttcacagtaaTGCCCCTCTGTCTTTCTCGTCCAAAGTGTGTTATATAAAGTACCGAGACCCGTCCAGTGTTGGTGTGGCGCAACATCTCACcaatactgtttttattgacaGAGCTTTGATAGTAGTGCCATGTGCGGAAGGtgagtgcaaacacacaaaaatgaaatgtctaAGTTCCCTCAGTGGACTTGCCATGGCCTCGTCCCCTTGAATTCAGTCGTTTTGTGGTTTGGTTGAATTCTGGgttgttgttatttgttttttatttgtttgtt encodes the following:
- the LOC120787175 gene encoding serine/arginine-rich splicing factor 11-like; protein product: MSGIPGTAVVQVTNLSSAVSSEQMRTLFGFLGDIDELRLYPPDNAPLSFSSKVCYIKYRDPSSVGVAQHLTNTVFIDRALIVVPCAEGECKHTKMKCLSSLSGLAMASSP